TCCTCTTCGCGTACAACCGGAACAACACGGATTGTCACCGGGAAATTGTAATCGCGTACCATTGTTTGAATGATCGCCACTTGCTGGGCATCCTTTTGACCGAAATAAGCACGGTCCGGCTGTACTAAATTAAAGAGCTTCGCCACGACTTGCAAAACTCCGTCAAAATGACCAGGACGGGTCGCTCCGCATAAAATATGCGCCTGCCGTCCTGCACGAATAGAAATCCCTCCATTGTGTGGATACATTTCCTCTACAGACGGTGCAAATATATAATCTACCCCTACCGATTTTGCCAATTCTGTATCGCGTGGTAAATCTCTTGGGTATGATTCAAAATCTTCATTTGGACCAAATTGTGTTGGGTTGACGAATATACTCATGATAACAAGTTCATTTTCGCTGCGTGCGTTTGCAGCCAATGTTAGATGGCCTTCATGTAAATAACCCATTGTCGGGACAAGACCGATTGATTGGCGATTGTATTTTGCCATTTGAACTACTTCCCGCAACTCGGCTATTGTTGTTAATACGTTCATTATTTTACGCCTCCGTAGAGCTCGATTAGCTCTGTCTCTTTCATTGTGAAACTTTGTTGTAAGGTCGGGAATGTACCTGATTTTACAGCATTTGTATAATTCGTAATCCCCTTCGCTACCTCTTCACCGACTTGTGCGAATGCTTCAACAAATTTTGGTATATGATGTTTTCCGTATTGTAATAAATCATGGTATACAAGTACTTGCCCATCAGCTTTTACACCTGCACCGATGCCAATTGTCGGGATCGTTAAGTTATGCGAGACAACTTCCGTCAACTGATGTGGAATACATTCCAGCACGACAGCACATGCACCTGCCTGTTCAACAAGTAGAGCATCTTTTATTAATTTTTCCGCTTGCTCGGCTGTTTTGCCTTGCACTTTATAACCGCCAAGAACTCCTGCCGATTGTGGCAGCAATCCTAAATGTGCCACTACCGGGATACCCGCATCGGTTAACTTCTTAATAACAGGTACGATATCATCGGCCCCTTCTACTTTTACGGCATTTGCATTCGTTTCCTGCATCATTTTCACAGCCGTTTTCAATGTTTCGTTCACATCTCCGTGATAAGAACCAAATGGCATGTCGACGACGATGAACGTATCTGGTGCACCTCGGCGAACCGCTTTACTATGGTGAATCATATCTTCCACAGTTACACGCATTGTCGATTCATAGCCTAGTACAACCATCCCGAGGGAATCCCCGACAAGTATCATATCAACACCTGCCGCTTCGGAAAATTTCGCTGCGGGATAATCATAGGCGGTAATCATGACAATTTTTTCGCCTTGCTCTTTCATTTTTAAAAACTGTGCAGTTGTTTTCAT
This window of the Solibacillus isronensis genome carries:
- the panC gene encoding pantoate--beta-alanine ligase, which gives rise to MNVLTTIAELREVVQMAKYNRQSIGLVPTMGYLHEGHLTLAANARSENELVIMSIFVNPTQFGPNEDFESYPRDLPRDTELAKSVGVDYIFAPSVEEMYPHNGGISIRAGRQAHILCGATRPGHFDGVLQVVAKLFNLVQPDRAYFGQKDAQQVAIIQTMVRDYNFPVTIRVVPVVREEDGLAKSSRNVYLSAEERSQAPAIQQGLQLAKRELLESGSVESAIALAKRIIHDNTDGHVDYLMILSYPDLQEIDDRTEQIVVAAAVQIGKTRLIDNLIFSLKGEVIHV
- the panB gene encoding 3-methyl-2-oxobutanoate hydroxymethyltransferase, translating into MKTTAQFLKMKEQGEKIVMITAYDYPAAKFSEAAGVDMILVGDSLGMVVLGYESTMRVTVEDMIHHSKAVRRGAPDTFIVVDMPFGSYHGDVNETLKTAVKMMQETNANAVKVEGADDIVPVIKKLTDAGIPVVAHLGLLPQSAGVLGGYKVQGKTAEQAEKLIKDALLVEQAGACAVVLECIPHQLTEVVSHNLTIPTIGIGAGVKADGQVLVYHDLLQYGKHHIPKFVEAFAQVGEEVAKGITNYTNAVKSGTFPTLQQSFTMKETELIELYGGVK